From a region of the Thermomicrobium roseum DSM 5159 genome:
- the atpB gene encoding F0F1 ATP synthase subunit A yields MELHISVKPETLWSLPLFGHLTLRITNSFLTMLLVMLFLIILGSIVARRAQLIPGRLQSVVEMVVEFLLGLVEGTAGKKLGRRIFPLIGGLFIFIIVANYTGLLPGIGTIGIWHEGKHALVAASEGATGTEHGGRTLVPLFRPPSADLNMTLAMALISYVAFQVAGISAHGVWGRIKHMANPPFLLPIEIISELSRIVSLSFRLFGNIFAGETLLTVMYGIANAIKITVVGLVIPVIFLYLEVLFGFIQALIFAVLTLIYIALASAHEHEEEHEAEGHHRGSAHDSRAVPLGASGD; encoded by the coding sequence GTGGAACTCCACATCTCGGTCAAGCCGGAGACGCTCTGGAGTCTCCCGCTCTTCGGTCATTTGACGCTGCGCATTACCAACTCCTTCCTGACGATGCTCCTCGTGATGCTCTTCCTCATCATCCTCGGCTCGATCGTGGCTCGGCGGGCGCAACTCATTCCTGGCCGCTTGCAGTCGGTCGTCGAGATGGTGGTCGAGTTCTTGCTCGGCCTGGTGGAGGGGACTGCAGGCAAGAAACTGGGACGGCGGATCTTTCCGCTGATCGGTGGTCTCTTCATCTTCATCATCGTCGCGAACTACACCGGTTTGCTCCCTGGTATCGGGACGATCGGCATCTGGCATGAGGGGAAGCACGCCCTGGTGGCCGCGAGCGAGGGGGCGACTGGCACCGAGCACGGTGGTCGGACACTGGTGCCACTCTTCCGCCCGCCGAGCGCCGATCTCAATATGACGCTGGCCATGGCACTGATCAGCTACGTCGCGTTCCAGGTGGCTGGCATTTCGGCGCATGGCGTCTGGGGCCGCATCAAGCATATGGCGAACCCGCCGTTTCTCTTGCCGATCGAGATCATCAGTGAACTCTCGCGTATCGTGTCGCTCTCCTTCCGTCTTTTCGGGAATATCTTCGCTGGCGAGACGCTGTTGACCGTCATGTACGGTATCGCCAATGCGATCAAGATCACGGTGGTCGGCTTGGTGATTCCCGTCATTTTCCTCTATCTCGAGGTGCTGTTCGGTTTCATTCAGGCCTTGATCTTCGCGGTGTTGACCTTGATCTACATCGCGTTGGCCTCGGCGCACGAGCATGAGGAGGAGCATGAGGCCGAGGGGCATCACCGGGGTAGCGCGCACGACTCGCGAGCGGTCCCGCTGGGGGCCAGCGGCGATTGA
- a CDS encoding AtpZ/AtpI family protein, which yields MSGPQSRPPRVRDWQAIGTALGLGFSVVSSLVLCIGGGVLLDRWLGTTPYLTLVGLVLGLATAGYSLYQLAVIGGQRRGRR from the coding sequence GTGAGCGGGCCGCAGAGTCGCCCGCCGCGAGTACGAGATTGGCAAGCGATCGGGACAGCCCTGGGCCTCGGCTTCTCGGTCGTGTCTAGTCTTGTCCTCTGCATCGGCGGAGGAGTGCTGTTGGATCGTTGGCTCGGGACGACGCCGTATCTGACGTTGGTAGGGCTGGTACTGGGACTGGCGACGGCGGGGTATTCGCTGTATCAGCTCGCTGTCATTGGTGGGCAGCGGCGGGGCAGGAGGTAG
- a CDS encoding CTP synthase — protein MPKYVFVTGGVVSSVGKGITTAAIGRLLKSRGLRVALMKLDPYLNVDPGTMSPYQHGEVFVTEDGAETDLDLGHYERFTDENLSRASNVTTGQVYSAVIAKERRGDYLGGTVQVIPHITNEIKARIRQVAELHRPDVIVVEVGGTVGDIEGQPFLEAIRQMRREEGRRNVLYIHVTFLPYIASTGEVKTKPTQHSVKELRAIGIQPDVIICRTDHPVGDDVRAKVALFGDVDEDAVILLPTAETIYEVPLMLERAGLGRYVMEHLGWDDRDPDLADWERMVERLKSPRRRLRIALVGKYVELHDAYLSVVEALRHAGLAHDVAVEIVWVNSTAERSEIEAALRHVNGIVVPGGFGPRGVEGKMLAARYARERGIPYLGLCYGLHMAVIEFARNVLGLCGANSTEIDPETPHPVIDLMPDQRGVEMGGTMRLGRYPCQLVPGTKAALAYGESLVYERHRHRWEVNNAYREAFEAAGFVVSGQSPDGRYVEIMELHDHPWFVGVQFHPEFKSRPNRPHPLFVAFIGVAKHVLREGEQRPLPLAEPVAMPAADD, from the coding sequence ATGCCGAAGTACGTCTTCGTGACGGGGGGTGTTGTCTCATCGGTCGGGAAGGGGATCACCACCGCTGCGATCGGGAGACTGCTCAAGAGCCGCGGCTTGCGGGTGGCATTGATGAAACTGGATCCCTACTTGAACGTGGATCCGGGCACGATGTCGCCGTACCAGCACGGCGAAGTCTTCGTCACCGAAGATGGCGCGGAGACCGATCTCGATCTTGGCCATTATGAGCGGTTCACGGACGAGAATTTGAGTCGGGCATCCAACGTCACGACCGGTCAAGTCTACTCGGCCGTGATCGCGAAGGAACGCCGTGGAGATTATCTCGGTGGCACCGTTCAGGTGATCCCGCACATCACCAACGAGATCAAGGCACGCATCCGCCAGGTGGCGGAGCTTCACCGACCGGATGTCATCGTGGTGGAGGTCGGTGGCACAGTTGGTGATATCGAAGGGCAGCCATTCCTGGAGGCGATTCGCCAGATGCGGCGCGAGGAAGGCCGCCGCAACGTGCTGTATATCCATGTCACGTTCTTGCCGTACATCGCTAGCACCGGCGAAGTGAAGACCAAGCCGACCCAACACAGCGTCAAGGAATTGCGCGCGATCGGGATCCAACCGGACGTGATCATCTGTCGGACCGATCATCCGGTCGGTGATGACGTGCGGGCGAAGGTCGCGCTCTTCGGCGATGTGGACGAGGATGCCGTCATCTTGTTGCCGACGGCCGAGACGATTTACGAAGTTCCCTTGATGCTGGAGCGCGCGGGGCTGGGCCGATACGTCATGGAGCATCTCGGCTGGGACGATCGCGATCCCGATTTGGCCGACTGGGAGCGGATGGTGGAACGGTTGAAGTCGCCGCGCCGGCGTCTCCGCATCGCGCTGGTCGGGAAGTACGTCGAGTTGCACGATGCCTACTTGAGCGTGGTCGAAGCCTTGCGCCATGCAGGACTGGCGCATGATGTCGCCGTGGAGATCGTCTGGGTCAATTCGACGGCCGAACGAAGCGAGATCGAGGCGGCGCTGCGCCATGTGAACGGAATCGTGGTGCCGGGAGGGTTCGGCCCGCGCGGCGTCGAAGGGAAGATGCTGGCGGCTCGCTACGCGAGGGAGCGCGGGATTCCTTACCTCGGTCTCTGCTACGGCCTGCACATGGCAGTGATCGAGTTCGCGCGAAACGTCCTCGGACTGTGCGGGGCGAACAGCACGGAAATCGATCCGGAAACGCCCCACCCGGTCATCGACCTCATGCCCGACCAGCGGGGGGTCGAAATGGGGGGTACGATGCGTTTGGGACGATATCCGTGCCAGCTCGTACCGGGGACCAAGGCAGCGCTCGCGTACGGGGAATCGCTGGTCTACGAGCGACACCGCCATCGCTGGGAAGTGAACAATGCCTATCGAGAGGCGTTCGAGGCTGCTGGTTTTGTCGTGAGCGGACAATCTCCTGACGGCCGGTACGTCGAGATCATGGAGCTGCACGATCACCCGTGGTTCGTCGGGGTGCAGTTCCATCCCGAGTTCAAGTCGCGACCGAACCGGCCGCACCCGCTCTTCGTGGCGTTCATCGGTGTGGCCAAGCATGTGTTGCGAGAGGGCGAGCAGCGACCGCTGCCACTGGCTGAGCCGGTCGCGATGCCTGCTGCCGATGACTGA
- a CDS encoding MBL fold metallo-hydrolase, with the protein MAEIKWLGHACVRLRGRDVTVIMDPVGPETGYVPAKQRADIVTVSHPHPGHRHLELVRPGYRLVEGPGEYEIKGTFITGIRTYHDTEHGKRFGKNTVYVVDLDGVQVCHLGDLGHPLNEEQAELLSDVDVLLVPVGGGTTLDADRAVEVVGQIEPHIVVPLQYRTEKGDRERDPLERFMRAMGITEWKAQESLSVRKGEFGEAVEVVVLVPDP; encoded by the coding sequence ATGGCTGAGATCAAATGGCTAGGGCATGCCTGTGTCCGGCTACGGGGACGAGATGTGACGGTGATCATGGACCCGGTCGGACCAGAGACCGGGTACGTGCCTGCCAAGCAGCGTGCTGACATCGTTACCGTGAGCCATCCTCATCCGGGTCATCGTCATTTGGAATTGGTCCGACCCGGTTACCGGTTGGTCGAGGGGCCGGGAGAATACGAGATCAAAGGGACGTTCATCACCGGCATCCGTACCTACCACGATACCGAACACGGAAAGCGGTTCGGCAAGAACACTGTCTACGTCGTGGACTTGGATGGGGTTCAGGTCTGTCACCTCGGGGATCTCGGTCATCCGCTGAACGAGGAGCAGGCTGAGCTCTTGAGTGACGTGGATGTTTTGCTGGTTCCCGTCGGTGGGGGAACGACCCTGGATGCTGATCGTGCGGTCGAAGTGGTCGGACAGATCGAGCCGCACATCGTCGTGCCGCTCCAATACCGCACGGAGAAGGGTGATCGGGAGCGTGACCCACTGGAACGATTCATGCGGGCGATGGGAATCACCGAGTGGAAGGCCCAAGAGAGCTTGAGCGTGCGCAAGGGCGAGTTCGGGGAGGCGGTGGAAGTGGTGGTGCTCGTCCCCGATCCCTGA
- a CDS encoding regulatory protein RecX yields MSEETDAITRIVPDRRRPDRLLIERNGLPWLRLSALRISELDVRTGEVLTPERRARLEHAAAVEEAIEAALRLLAARPRSEAELARRLRQKGFRDAVVQEVMTKLRALGYVDDRAFVAFWVAQRRTSRPRGIAALRQELRAKGITDELIEAAVTHDAEEEFSAALALAQKHLGRLQQHDRVTQERRVIGLLQRRGFSWSVIRRVVREVFSGKAGDDDFPLAD; encoded by the coding sequence ATGAGCGAGGAAACGGACGCGATAACCCGGATCGTACCGGACCGTCGCCGACCCGATCGGCTACTCATCGAGCGGAACGGTTTGCCGTGGCTGCGGCTCAGTGCCCTACGGATCAGCGAACTCGATGTGCGGACCGGTGAAGTTCTCACGCCGGAGCGACGAGCGCGCTTGGAGCATGCGGCAGCTGTCGAGGAAGCGATAGAGGCTGCACTGCGATTGCTCGCAGCGCGTCCGCGGAGTGAGGCGGAACTTGCCCGCCGACTGCGACAGAAAGGCTTCAGGGACGCCGTCGTCCAAGAAGTGATGACCAAACTCCGAGCGCTCGGCTACGTGGACGATCGTGCCTTCGTCGCGTTCTGGGTCGCGCAGCGACGCACGAGTCGTCCGCGAGGCATCGCAGCTCTGCGTCAGGAACTGCGCGCCAAAGGAATCACCGACGAGCTGATCGAAGCGGCCGTGACACACGATGCGGAGGAAGAATTCAGCGCGGCGCTGGCGCTGGCCCAGAAGCACCTTGGGCGTTTGCAGCAACATGACCGGGTGACTCAGGAGCGCCGCGTCATCGGCTTGCTGCAGCGCCGCGGATTTTCCTGGTCCGTTATCCGGCGCGTGGTGCGGGAAGTGTTTTCCGGAAAAGCTGGAGACGACGATTTTCCGCTGGCTGATTGA
- a CDS encoding YdcF family protein: MCTSTSVSRRSMIGARWFVAGFLGLTALTAGTTILVLGLAIAEHARSDERAPADAILVLGAAQYNGWPTRAFRARLDHAAALFRQGYAPTIVLVGGKTDRDLESEAEAGARYLREQGIPDNALIVVPVGRNTWQSIEAAAQPLHERGVQRLLVVSDGFHLFRSKLMARSFGFQVVGSPAPGSPIRPGSPLERWYIAREAVATLAFLLGRR, encoded by the coding sequence ATGTGTACCTCGACGAGCGTCTCGCGCCGGTCCATGATTGGTGCCCGCTGGTTCGTCGCCGGTTTTCTCGGTTTGACTGCCTTGACTGCCGGGACGACCATCCTCGTGCTCGGACTAGCTATCGCTGAGCACGCTCGCAGCGACGAGCGCGCACCCGCCGACGCGATCCTCGTTCTCGGTGCTGCCCAGTACAACGGTTGGCCCACTCGCGCCTTCCGCGCTCGTCTCGACCACGCTGCCGCACTCTTTCGTCAAGGATACGCTCCCACGATCGTCCTCGTCGGTGGAAAAACCGACCGAGACCTCGAGAGTGAGGCCGAAGCTGGCGCCCGCTATCTCCGAGAGCAGGGCATTCCCGATAATGCTCTGATCGTCGTTCCGGTTGGCCGCAATACCTGGCAAAGCATCGAGGCAGCAGCTCAGCCGCTTCACGAGCGAGGAGTTCAGCGCCTTCTCGTCGTGAGCGATGGGTTCCACCTCTTCCGGAGCAAGCTCATGGCACGCTCCTTCGGTTTCCAGGTAGTCGGCAGCCCTGCGCCAGGTAGTCCGATCCGGCCTGGCTCGCCGCTCGAGCGCTGGTACATCGCACGCGAGGCGGTCGCGACGCTGGCTTTCCTGCTCGGTCGCCGCTGA
- the leuS gene encoding leucine--tRNA ligase gives MATTQEVRQAERYEPQVIEPKWQQIWEETGIYSNVQEDPTRPKWYHLVMFPYPSGNLHIGHWFSYAPADAAARYKRMRGYNVLFPFGFDAFGLPAENAAIKHGIHPRVWTMQNIAHMKKQLRSLGGMFDWSKEVITCLPEYYRWNQWFFLQFYKRGLAYRAKAPVWWCPTCQTVLANEQVIDGRCERCSTEVYRRDLEQWFLRITAYAEELLRFDGIDWPERVITMQRNWIGRSEGARIVFRSEQGDPIEVFTTRPDTLWGATFLVLAPEHPLVQKLTTPERRAEVEAYIDQARRRSDIERTSTEREKTGVFIGAYAINPANGQRIPIWIADYVLMQYGTGAIMAVPAHDQRDFEFARAFGLPIVVVIQPRDRTLDPATMEEAYDGEGVMVNSGPFDGTPTEGGEAIRRVIAWLEERGVGRGEVTYRLRDWLISRQRYWGTPIPIVYCDHCGIVPVPEDQLPVLLPEDAEFMPTGQSPLITHEAFVNTTCPQCGAPARRETDTMDTFVDSSWYWYRYLSPHENERPFDPEKVAYWTPVDQYTGGIEHAILHLLYSRFWTKALADLGLVNHREPFLRLFNHGVILGEDGEKMSKSRGNVVDPDDLVARLGADTVRLYLMFIGPWSQGGPWSSRGVAGVQRFLQRVWALVTETLDVPVDTAEDEQARALRRLVHRTIKHVTDDFETFSFNTAIARMMELVNELSRLRETTVVRMPVWREALETLVLLLAPGAPHLAEELWQRLGKPYSVHQQSWPAYDPALAAEETVELVIQVNGRVRDRLLVPAAIDEDEAVARARELERVQAYLAGKRIERVVYVPGRLVNFVVSDTAD, from the coding sequence ATGGCGACGACGCAGGAGGTCCGGCAGGCCGAGCGGTACGAGCCGCAAGTGATCGAGCCCAAATGGCAGCAAATCTGGGAGGAGACGGGTATCTACTCCAACGTGCAGGAGGATCCCACTCGTCCCAAATGGTATCACCTGGTCATGTTCCCCTATCCATCAGGAAATTTGCACATCGGTCATTGGTTCTCCTACGCACCAGCTGATGCTGCTGCCCGCTACAAGCGGATGCGTGGTTACAATGTCCTCTTCCCATTTGGGTTCGACGCCTTCGGGTTGCCGGCAGAGAACGCGGCGATCAAACACGGTATTCATCCCCGCGTGTGGACCATGCAGAACATCGCGCACATGAAAAAGCAGCTGCGCTCTCTCGGCGGGATGTTCGATTGGTCCAAGGAAGTGATCACGTGCCTTCCCGAGTATTACCGCTGGAACCAGTGGTTCTTCCTCCAGTTCTACAAGCGGGGTCTGGCCTACCGTGCCAAGGCGCCAGTCTGGTGGTGCCCGACATGCCAGACGGTGCTGGCCAATGAGCAAGTCATCGATGGACGCTGCGAGCGCTGCAGCACCGAGGTGTACCGACGAGACCTCGAACAGTGGTTCTTGCGCATCACCGCGTATGCTGAAGAACTTCTGCGCTTCGATGGGATCGACTGGCCGGAGCGCGTCATCACGATGCAGCGCAACTGGATCGGCCGATCGGAGGGCGCGCGGATCGTCTTTCGCTCCGAGCAGGGAGACCCGATCGAAGTGTTCACGACACGCCCGGATACCCTCTGGGGGGCAACCTTCCTGGTGTTGGCGCCGGAACATCCACTCGTGCAGAAGCTGACGACCCCTGAGCGGCGAGCCGAAGTCGAGGCGTACATCGATCAGGCGCGGCGGCGGAGCGACATCGAGCGAACCTCGACTGAACGTGAAAAGACGGGTGTCTTCATCGGCGCGTACGCGATCAATCCGGCGAACGGGCAGCGGATCCCCATCTGGATCGCCGATTACGTGCTCATGCAGTACGGTACCGGCGCCATCATGGCGGTGCCGGCGCACGATCAGCGCGACTTCGAGTTCGCACGCGCCTTTGGCCTACCGATCGTGGTCGTGATCCAGCCACGAGACCGGACACTGGATCCGGCGACCATGGAAGAGGCATACGACGGCGAGGGCGTGATGGTCAATTCTGGTCCCTTCGACGGTACGCCGACGGAGGGAGGCGAAGCGATCCGCCGCGTCATCGCGTGGCTGGAGGAGCGAGGGGTGGGCCGAGGTGAAGTGACGTACCGGTTGCGTGATTGGCTCATCTCGCGCCAGCGTTATTGGGGAACGCCCATCCCGATCGTCTATTGTGATCACTGCGGCATCGTTCCGGTCCCAGAGGACCAGCTTCCCGTGCTGTTGCCGGAGGATGCGGAGTTCATGCCGACCGGGCAATCGCCCTTGATCACCCACGAGGCCTTCGTGAACACCACCTGTCCACAGTGCGGTGCTCCGGCACGGCGCGAAACCGATACGATGGATACCTTCGTAGACTCGTCTTGGTACTGGTACCGCTATCTGAGTCCGCACGAGAACGAGCGGCCGTTCGATCCTGAAAAGGTCGCCTATTGGACGCCGGTCGATCAGTATACCGGTGGCATCGAGCACGCTATCCTGCATCTCCTCTACAGCCGCTTCTGGACGAAGGCGCTCGCTGACCTCGGATTGGTGAATCATCGCGAGCCGTTTCTCCGGCTCTTCAATCACGGCGTCATTTTGGGCGAAGATGGCGAGAAGATGTCCAAGAGCCGCGGCAATGTCGTCGATCCCGACGACCTCGTGGCCCGGTTGGGAGCAGACACGGTTCGACTGTACCTGATGTTCATCGGTCCTTGGTCGCAGGGCGGCCCGTGGAGTTCTCGCGGGGTCGCGGGTGTGCAGCGCTTCTTGCAGCGTGTTTGGGCGCTCGTGACCGAAACGCTCGATGTGCCGGTCGACACAGCGGAGGACGAGCAGGCCCGAGCTTTGCGCCGGCTCGTGCACCGGACGATCAAGCACGTGACCGACGACTTCGAAACGTTCAGCTTCAATACCGCAATCGCGCGGATGATGGAACTCGTGAACGAGTTGTCACGCTTGCGAGAGACCACGGTCGTGCGGATGCCGGTCTGGCGGGAGGCGTTGGAGACGCTCGTCCTCTTGCTCGCGCCGGGAGCACCGCATTTGGCGGAAGAGCTTTGGCAGAGACTCGGCAAGCCGTACAGCGTGCACCAGCAATCCTGGCCGGCGTATGATCCAGCACTGGCGGCTGAGGAGACGGTCGAACTAGTGATTCAAGTGAATGGGCGGGTGCGCGATCGCCTGCTGGTTCCGGCTGCGATCGATGAGGACGAAGCGGTGGCGCGAGCCCGCGAACTGGAGCGCGTGCAGGCCTACTTGGCAGGGAAGCGGATCGAGCGAGTCGTCTACGTGCCCGGTCGGCTCGTGAACTTCGTTGTCAGTGACACGGCCGACTGA